Within the Oceanispirochaeta sp. M1 genome, the region CCCCTAATTTGACCCATTTTGTAACTTTAATCAGGCCATAATCATTCACAAGAGTCTTATACACACCCCGGTTACAGATGCGACTCTTCCGCTGGCTTTTCCTCTTAAACATCTTATGCAATTTGTAGCCCAAATATTCTTCGACACGAGCAGCAGATGTGTATGGATAGCTGACATTCGATATACTGAAATACCTAAAC harbors:
- a CDS encoding group II intron maturase-specific domain-containing protein; the encoded protein is MIDNLRTYLNTHSTTNSRWLCRNMNMKIGGWFRYFSISNVSYPYTSAARVEEYLGYKLHKMFKRKSQRKSRICNRGVYKTLVNDYGLIKVTKWVKLGATVNA